In one Thermococcus sp. 2319x1 genomic region, the following are encoded:
- a CDS encoding CARDB domain-containing protein, with protein MKRSVSLWIVFLMVLSLVPAAEFASALYGTKVIDGNLGDWGTLDLIGQAKDNGLAGANLDKLYVAWDDQYLYIAVKTNNTQSWSIAYGIGIDVDPGSGNGYTGDSSPNDAWGRRIGFGNGYAIDYEIYFWWDWGNGMSANNFITWTGGGWDYKSLADVGANFAYTGDTSTGLQVLEIKIPWSALGGKPNKLALITWAAGGGESSAVSSVPWDATLESLDSPFASWYSGDEWGDSDYFTELAEVQIAPKTIDGDLGDWASYELVGVSTLKGPDGADLDKLYVSYDDQYLYLALTTNNTANWGIVYGFGIDVKDGGYSGDTDAWGRKIGFIGRGVDYEIYFWMDTGNAKIGGGNFITWNGQGWDFQDVGTVVTYDAQVDPNLGLQVLEMAIPWEAIGGRVSQVAIIAWVAGGFGGDSAVDTVPLDPEVDGSDWTDQDYLSSFAIIDIPIPKPELTVSLSSNVLDVEQWQPANITIKVKNIGEVDAQNVTVHLYDGNDLLKSWVVNLSAHAEVNLTYLYSYSEAWGVHTLRAVVDPNNEIDEANEDNNVATLDIIVGQIAERQNRLVRFGMYVWPRLYPAKYEETKEMVENLLSMGLPSKYEDIIKGFELRLNESLELFNEGKSLIYEPHYELRGAMKMFSAYSRLLRLQREIKDFLESLGFKKKIDGSLSDWDETSLVAQNKAGAGAGAYLDALYVDYDDEYIYIALSTKNTESWRIAYGFAFDYKDGGYTGDTDAWGRKIGFARGVDAEIYLYWNGPFFGEPGTNTITSAEFAIWSGTGWNYLPLFKNASVKYTGGEKGLQTLEIAIPWELFGEKPEKIYIVAWITGANAGDSAVTTIPDDPSVHDSDNEWGDADVISTFAEVYIE; from the coding sequence ATGAAGAGGAGTGTGTCTCTGTGGATTGTTTTTTTGATGGTTCTCAGCTTAGTGCCAGCAGCAGAATTTGCCAGTGCCCTCTACGGGACAAAAGTTATCGATGGAAATCTAGGTGATTGGGGAACCTTGGACCTTATTGGGCAAGCAAAGGATAACGGTCTGGCAGGAGCAAATCTAGATAAATTGTATGTTGCGTGGGATGACCAATACCTCTATATTGCCGTAAAAACCAATAACACCCAAAGCTGGAGCATAGCTTATGGAATTGGGATAGACGTTGATCCGGGAAGCGGGAATGGGTATACTGGGGACTCTTCCCCCAATGACGCTTGGGGAAGGCGCATAGGATTCGGAAACGGCTATGCGATTGATTACGAGATATACTTCTGGTGGGACTGGGGCAACGGCATGAGTGCTAACAACTTTATCACATGGACTGGCGGTGGATGGGACTACAAGAGTCTTGCGGACGTCGGCGCGAACTTTGCTTACACGGGCGATACCTCAACTGGCCTTCAAGTTCTCGAAATCAAGATTCCCTGGAGTGCACTCGGCGGAAAGCCAAACAAGCTCGCTCTTATAACTTGGGCTGCAGGCGGGGGTGAAAGCTCTGCCGTAAGCTCCGTTCCGTGGGATGCAACATTGGAAAGCCTGGATTCTCCGTTTGCTTCTTGGTATAGTGGGGATGAATGGGGGGATAGTGATTACTTCACAGAGTTGGCGGAAGTACAAATAGCTCCAAAAACTATTGATGGGGACTTGGGTGATTGGGCAAGCTATGAATTAGTAGGTGTTAGCACATTAAAGGGCCCGGATGGTGCAGATCTTGACAAACTTTACGTCTCATACGATGACCAATATTTATACCTCGCTTTGACAACAAACAACACAGCGAACTGGGGAATAGTGTATGGCTTTGGAATAGACGTTAAGGACGGCGGATACAGTGGAGACACCGATGCCTGGGGAAGGAAGATAGGTTTCATAGGTAGAGGTGTTGATTATGAGATTTACTTCTGGATGGACACAGGAAATGCTAAGATCGGTGGAGGAAACTTTATTACATGGAATGGACAGGGATGGGACTTTCAGGATGTTGGAACAGTTGTAACATATGATGCCCAAGTTGATCCAAATTTGGGTCTTCAAGTTCTTGAAATGGCGATCCCATGGGAGGCCATAGGGGGAAGAGTCTCACAGGTCGCAATAATAGCATGGGTTGCGGGTGGTTTTGGAGGAGATTCGGCGGTTGATACAGTTCCTTTGGATCCCGAAGTTGATGGAAGTGACTGGACAGACCAGGATTACCTCTCAAGCTTTGCCATCATTGATATTCCAATTCCAAAACCGGAGCTCACAGTTAGCCTCTCCTCCAACGTGCTTGATGTTGAGCAGTGGCAACCTGCCAACATAACGATCAAAGTCAAGAACATAGGGGAAGTTGATGCCCAGAATGTGACTGTCCACCTTTACGATGGAAATGACCTATTAAAGAGCTGGGTAGTTAACCTGTCAGCTCATGCCGAGGTTAATCTCACCTACCTCTACTCTTACTCGGAAGCCTGGGGAGTTCACACCTTAAGGGCCGTTGTTGATCCAAATAACGAGATAGATGAGGCCAACGAGGACAACAACGTTGCAACCCTTGATATCATTGTTGGACAGATTGCAGAAAGGCAGAACAGATTGGTAAGATTCGGCATGTACGTATGGCCGAGGCTTTATCCTGCAAAATACGAAGAGACGAAAGAAATGGTGGAGAATCTCCTCTCCATGGGCTTACCTTCAAAATACGAGGACATCATAAAGGGATTTGAGCTGAGGCTTAATGAAAGCTTAGAACTCTTCAATGAAGGTAAATCCCTCATTTATGAGCCCCACTACGAGTTGAGAGGGGCAATGAAAATGTTCTCAGCGTACTCACGCCTTCTAAGATTGCAGAGGGAGATAAAAGACTTTTTGGAAAGCTTGGGGTTCAAGAAGAAGATTGACGGGTCATTGAGCGATTGGGATGAAACTTCGCTGGTTGCTCAAAATAAAGCGGGGGCCGGAGCTGGGGCTTACTTAGATGCCCTCTATGTGGATTACGATGACGAATACATCTATATAGCCCTAAGCACCAAGAATACGGAATCATGGAGAATTGCCTATGGATTTGCATTTGACTACAAAGATGGTGGATACACCGGAGATACCGATGCCTGGGGAAGGAAAATCGGATTTGCCAGAGGCGTTGATGCGGAAATTTACCTCTACTGGAATGGACCGTTCTTTGGCGAACCTGGAACAAACACAATAACAAGTGCGGAATTTGCAATATGGAGTGGAACTGGGTGGAACTATCTGCCTCTCTTCAAGAACGCATCGGTTAAATACACTGGTGGCGAAAAAGGATTGCAAACCCTTGAGATAGCTATTCCATGGGAGCTCTTTGGAGAAAAACCCGAAAAGATTTATATTGTTGCCTGGATTACTGGAGCCAACGCAGGGGATTCAGCAGTTACGACAATCCCAGACGATCCAAGTGTACACGACAGTGACAACGAGTGGGGCGATGCAGACGTTATAAGCACCTTTGCGGAAGTTTACATTGAGTGA
- a CDS encoding diacylglycerol/polyprenol kinase family protein: MSIKSELKRKALHLTGLTVPLIYLIFGQKAATGFVAFALIIFLILEPFRIVEELRDKVKKKLGIYVGNEVIALVERELDAISREHERHSIGAHIYFTAAALIIVCFFPKEIAIGAITVATLGDAIAAIVGKPFGKHRFKNGKSVEGSLAYFLSAFLILFLLVDLPHAFVGALAGMLAEFYELPPDDNFSNQLAVAFAIYLFRKAVL, from the coding sequence ATGAGCATAAAAAGCGAACTTAAGAGAAAAGCACTGCATCTCACTGGGCTTACCGTCCCCTTGATATATTTGATATTTGGGCAAAAAGCAGCAACAGGATTTGTTGCATTTGCATTAATAATCTTTCTAATTTTGGAGCCTTTTAGGATAGTCGAGGAACTGAGGGACAAAGTAAAAAAGAAGCTCGGGATTTATGTGGGGAATGAAGTGATAGCTCTCGTAGAGCGAGAACTGGACGCAATTTCCAGAGAACATGAGAGACACTCAATTGGAGCACACATATACTTCACAGCTGCAGCGTTAATAATAGTCTGCTTTTTCCCCAAGGAGATAGCCATAGGCGCCATAACTGTTGCAACCCTTGGAGATGCCATTGCAGCGATAGTGGGCAAACCCTTCGGAAAGCACAGGTTTAAAAACGGAAAAAGCGTAGAAGGGAGCTTAGCGTATTTTTTAAGTGCTTTTTTAATACTCTTTCTTTTAGTAGACCTTCCCCATGCTTTTGTGGGAGCATTAGCGGGAATGCTGGCAGAATTTTATGAGTTGCCCCCAGATGACAACTTTTCAAACCAGCTTGCCGTGGCGTTTGCAATATACTTGTTCAGAAAGGCCGTCTTGTAG
- a CDS encoding HAD family hydrolase — MLVIVDLDDTLCNTWEAARWSVLRLLPHLIRKRKFKALLYILTQRYKELEQSRELHLLDLDELVENFMERIYQKIPEEDLKEMFELVDRTFFSNLKLYPDAVEFLKGLKDMGAKVILVTDSSSEWQRKKLEYLNLKHYFDHLIISGETGHSKLEPYNFILAKRLFPKENEIYVVGDRDDTDMRGGKEIGATTILVRRGYFKSLLPKHADYIVKDLREALEVIRNEHKKRT; from the coding sequence ATGCTTGTGATTGTTGACCTAGATGATACCCTCTGCAACACATGGGAAGCAGCAAGATGGAGCGTTCTTCGGCTTTTACCCCATTTAATCAGAAAGAGAAAGTTTAAGGCGCTCCTCTACATCCTTACCCAGAGATACAAAGAGCTGGAGCAGTCAAGAGAGCTGCATCTACTTGATTTAGATGAACTCGTTGAGAACTTTATGGAGAGAATCTACCAGAAAATACCGGAAGAGGACTTGAAAGAGATGTTTGAACTGGTCGATAGAACATTTTTCTCAAATTTAAAGCTTTATCCAGATGCCGTTGAGTTCTTAAAGGGGTTAAAGGACATGGGGGCAAAGGTTATACTTGTGACGGATTCCTCCTCTGAGTGGCAAAGGAAAAAACTCGAATACCTCAACCTGAAGCACTACTTTGATCATCTTATAATAAGCGGAGAAACCGGACATAGCAAGCTTGAGCCGTACAATTTTATACTCGCAAAGAGACTGTTCCCAAAGGAAAACGAGATTTATGTGGTGGGGGACAGGGACGATACGGACATGAGGGGAGGAAAAGAGATAGGCGCAACGACAATCCTCGTGAGAAGAGGGTACTTCAAGTCTCTCTTGCCAAAGCATGCCGACTATATAGTCAAGGACCTCAGAGAGGCACTGGAGGTGATAAGGAATGAGCATAAAAAGCGAACTTAA
- a CDS encoding DUF131 domain-containing protein — MKGELLVLTGMGLIFIGFMLIFIGTLMAASAEEADVEGGGVIMIGPIPIVFGTSRGATLAMVLAIFLMLLWIIGALLSRRV; from the coding sequence ATGAAGGGAGAGTTACTTGTGCTAACGGGGATGGGGTTGATATTCATAGGCTTCATGCTGATTTTCATAGGAACTTTAATGGCGGCATCTGCCGAAGAGGCCGACGTTGAGGGCGGGGGAGTGATAATGATTGGCCCCATCCCGATAGTCTTTGGAACGAGCAGAGGAGCCACTCTGGCAATGGTACTCGCAATCTTTCTAATGCTCCTGTGGATAATAGGGGCTTTGCTGAGCAGGAGGGTATGA
- a CDS encoding cation:proton antiporter: MEYILDLSILLVFAKTLEWLFEKKEIHPIIAHILTGMVLGPFLLNVVSPSEPLKVLSEFGLLMMMLYMGLTSNFSSIASNKAKAISVAGLGVAFSSLFGFLTVYFFGKGLAAAIFVGVALGNTAIEVTSGVLLKSRVRKEISSILMGAAFADDIMAVYLIGIITAMTKGELALFPLVILTIKIAIFITAVLLLSEYIFKRSTRFYSILRNLNIFFTFTIILTFLLAIVAERVGLHQIIGAYLAGLTISRLRERRDPLVLSKIKLNELIGDLQVVLTEFFIPLFFIYVGLMFNPSLSELSIALIVLLYLAAVLGKLLGCGLGTKAFGFDWRSAILVGIGMGGRGSLELAILKFGIEEGLIDQNLFATVVIVSMLTAITTPQFFRLYLSRIRGE; encoded by the coding sequence GTGGAGTACATCCTTGACCTTTCCATTCTTCTGGTCTTTGCAAAAACCTTAGAGTGGCTTTTCGAAAAGAAGGAAATTCACCCTATAATTGCCCACATACTTACCGGGATGGTACTTGGGCCGTTTCTTCTCAACGTTGTCTCTCCTTCCGAGCCTTTAAAAGTTCTATCCGAGTTTGGCCTTCTGATGATGATGCTCTACATGGGTCTCACGAGCAACTTTTCGTCAATTGCCTCCAACAAAGCAAAAGCAATTTCGGTAGCTGGTTTAGGTGTTGCGTTTTCATCCCTTTTTGGCTTTTTAACTGTTTACTTCTTTGGAAAGGGCTTAGCCGCTGCTATCTTTGTGGGAGTGGCCTTGGGGAATACCGCAATTGAGGTGACAAGCGGGGTATTGCTGAAATCGAGGGTTAGGAAGGAAATCTCATCAATATTGATGGGAGCTGCCTTTGCCGATGATATAATGGCAGTTTATTTAATCGGGATAATCACAGCAATGACAAAAGGCGAGCTTGCACTCTTTCCCCTTGTTATCTTGACGATTAAAATAGCCATATTCATAACGGCGGTTCTCTTGCTTTCAGAATATATTTTTAAGCGTTCTACAAGGTTTTACAGCATACTGAGAAACCTGAACATCTTCTTCACCTTCACAATAATTCTTACGTTTCTCTTGGCAATAGTGGCGGAAAGAGTTGGCTTGCACCAGATAATCGGAGCTTATCTTGCAGGTTTAACAATAAGCAGACTCAGGGAAAGAAGGGATCCGCTTGTACTAAGCAAGATAAAGCTTAACGAACTCATTGGAGACCTTCAGGTGGTTCTTACAGAGTTCTTCATACCCCTGTTCTTCATTTACGTGGGGTTAATGTTTAATCCATCCCTCAGTGAGCTCAGCATTGCTCTGATAGTTCTTCTTTACCTGGCTGCGGTTTTGGGGAAGCTCCTTGGCTGTGGATTAGGAACGAAGGCGTTTGGATTTGACTGGCGGTCAGCGATTCTTGTGGGCATAGGAATGGGTGGAAGAGGCAGCTTGGAGCTTGCCATATTGAAGTTCGGGATTGAAGAAGGACTAATAGACCAGAACCTCTTTGCCACTGTTGTCATAGTCTCGATGCTAACAGCCATAACCACTCCCCAGTTCTTCAGGCTTTATTTGTCCCGCATAAGAGGAGAGTGA
- the mfnA gene encoding tyrosine decarboxylase MfnA, producing MIPKEGISEEEVFAELEKRLKVDLTFNSGKILGSMCTYPHPLAQKIIQKYIDRNLGDPGLHKGSKEIEEEAVQMLGELLHLKRAYGNIVSGGTEANILAVRAFRNISDVENPELILPKSAHFSFLKASDLLGVKLVWAELNEDYSVNVKDVESKITDNTIGIVGIAGTTGLGVVDDIPALSDIAVDYGIPLHVDAAFGGFVIPFAKALGYELPDFDFKLKGVQSVTIDPHKMGMAPIPAGGIVFRRKKYMDAINVLAPYLAGGKVFQATITGTRPGANAIAVWALLKHLGFEGYKRVVKEAMENARWFAEQIKSLRGVYLIREPMLNIVSFGSKKLGKIEAELKARGWGISAHRGYIRIVMMPHVKREHLEEFLKDLREILRRVL from the coding sequence ATGATTCCAAAGGAAGGAATTAGCGAGGAAGAAGTGTTCGCTGAACTTGAAAAAAGGCTTAAAGTAGACTTGACTTTTAATTCAGGTAAGATTTTGGGATCAATGTGCACTTACCCTCATCCACTTGCCCAAAAGATAATTCAAAAATACATAGACAGAAACTTAGGAGATCCTGGACTGCACAAAGGGAGCAAGGAAATTGAGGAAGAAGCCGTTCAGATGCTTGGAGAACTTTTGCACCTGAAGAGAGCCTATGGTAACATAGTAAGCGGCGGCACCGAGGCGAATATCCTGGCGGTTAGGGCCTTTCGCAATATATCAGATGTCGAGAACCCCGAATTAATTCTCCCAAAAAGCGCCCACTTCTCTTTTCTAAAGGCAAGCGATCTGCTGGGGGTAAAACTGGTCTGGGCTGAACTCAATGAGGACTATTCTGTTAATGTGAAAGACGTTGAGAGCAAGATAACCGACAATACCATTGGGATAGTTGGAATTGCCGGTACAACCGGGTTAGGTGTTGTGGATGACATTCCCGCTCTTTCAGATATTGCCGTAGATTACGGGATTCCCCTTCATGTTGACGCAGCCTTTGGTGGGTTTGTGATACCCTTTGCAAAAGCTCTGGGTTATGAGTTACCAGATTTCGATTTCAAGCTCAAAGGTGTGCAGAGCGTTACCATAGATCCACATAAAATGGGAATGGCTCCAATTCCAGCCGGTGGGATAGTTTTTAGGAGGAAAAAGTACATGGATGCCATAAACGTTCTGGCGCCATACTTGGCTGGTGGGAAGGTATTCCAGGCCACGATAACGGGCACCAGACCGGGTGCGAATGCAATAGCCGTTTGGGCTCTCTTAAAGCATCTGGGCTTTGAAGGGTATAAGAGAGTCGTCAAGGAAGCCATGGAAAATGCACGCTGGTTTGCAGAGCAGATAAAAAGCCTAAGGGGGGTGTACCTGATAAGGGAGCCAATGCTGAACATAGTCTCCTTCGGCTCCAAGAAGCTTGGGAAAATTGAAGCGGAGCTTAAGGCGAGGGGCTGGGGAATAAGTGCCCATAGAGGATACATAAGAATCGTTATGATGCCCCATGTAAAGAGAGAGCACCTTGAGGAGTTTCTAAAGGATCTGAGGGAAATTCTGAGAAGGGTTCTTTAG
- a CDS encoding bifunctional hydroxymethylpyrimidine kinase/phosphomethylpyrimidine kinase, translating into MIRKALTIAGSDSGGGAGIEADLKTFSAFGVHGLVAITSVTAQNTKEVRAIHDIEAEVVSKQIEAVAEDIGVDAAKTGMLSNAEIIKAVAKTVKKYSFPLVVDPVMIAKSGAPLLREDAMDALVEKIIPLAKVVTPNKPEAEKLSGIRIENLEDAKKAAKIIVEELGAEGAIVKGGHLGLSEAVDVLYFNGEFKEYRAPFVDGCTHGTGCSFSAAIAANLAKGKELEEAVKIAKEFITMGIYYGARIGHGHCPVNQNAWIEIPAEKWRVHESLRNAIKELVAIENLPQHVPEVGMNFVYALPKLYAKSKDDVAGVKGRIVKFGSAVKPVGGVEFGASDHLARAILTFMEFFPETRSALNLKYSEELIKKASNLGLRISFYDRREEPEEIKAREGGTIPWGIRTAIERINGKPDIIYHLGDWGKEAMILIFGETPQVVLRKLRILIE; encoded by the coding sequence ATGATTAGAAAAGCCCTAACAATTGCCGGCAGTGATAGTGGGGGTGGAGCCGGAATAGAGGCAGATTTGAAGACCTTCTCAGCTTTTGGTGTTCACGGCTTGGTTGCAATTACCTCAGTAACAGCTCAAAACACCAAAGAAGTAAGGGCAATCCACGATATTGAGGCAGAGGTCGTTTCAAAGCAAATAGAGGCCGTTGCTGAGGATATCGGAGTGGATGCCGCAAAGACCGGAATGCTGAGCAACGCCGAGATTATTAAAGCCGTTGCAAAAACGGTGAAAAAATACAGCTTTCCCCTCGTGGTGGATCCGGTAATGATAGCCAAAAGCGGGGCACCGTTGCTGAGGGAAGACGCAATGGACGCTTTGGTTGAGAAGATTATCCCCCTCGCAAAGGTCGTAACTCCAAACAAGCCAGAAGCTGAAAAGCTGAGCGGAATAAGAATTGAAAACCTTGAAGATGCAAAAAAAGCCGCAAAAATCATCGTGGAGGAGCTAGGGGCGGAGGGCGCAATAGTTAAGGGGGGACACCTGGGATTGAGTGAAGCCGTTGATGTGCTTTATTTTAACGGCGAGTTCAAGGAATACAGGGCACCGTTTGTTGATGGCTGCACCCACGGCACCGGATGTTCTTTCTCTGCGGCAATAGCGGCAAATTTAGCCAAAGGAAAGGAGCTCGAAGAAGCTGTAAAAATAGCGAAGGAATTCATCACAATGGGAATTTACTATGGAGCGAGAATCGGCCACGGTCATTGCCCCGTTAATCAAAACGCCTGGATAGAGATTCCAGCTGAAAAATGGAGAGTCCATGAGTCCCTGAGAAATGCCATTAAGGAACTTGTAGCGATTGAAAATCTTCCCCAACACGTTCCAGAGGTGGGCATGAACTTTGTCTACGCACTGCCCAAGCTTTACGCAAAAAGCAAAGACGACGTTGCCGGAGTTAAGGGAAGGATAGTAAAGTTCGGAAGTGCTGTAAAGCCGGTAGGAGGAGTGGAGTTTGGGGCATCAGATCATCTGGCAAGGGCAATCCTAACCTTCATGGAGTTCTTCCCAGAAACCAGAAGTGCGCTAAACCTAAAATACAGCGAGGAGCTGATTAAAAAAGCCTCTAACTTGGGGCTTAGAATATCTTTCTACGATAGAAGGGAAGAGCCGGAGGAGATAAAAGCCCGGGAAGGGGGCACCATTCCCTGGGGAATAAGAACAGCTATTGAGAGGATAAACGGCAAACCCGACATAATTTATCATCTTGGAGACTGGGGCAAAGAAGCGATGATCCTGATATTCGGAGAAACCCCTCAGGTTGTATTGAGAAAACTCAGAATACTTATCGAATAG
- the thiW gene encoding energy coupling factor transporter S component ThiW, with protein sequence MKAETKTQKLAYVGIFTALGVILGTISFPVGPAKVAPFQHFINVITGVLLGPWWASLTALFIGILRMSLGVGTIFSIPGGIPGAFTVGLVYGAVKKDWAAFSEPLATVFIGGTLSSLLFGPLINVHKGVVWFWIAFAPSTLVGTTLGFLTLKALRKMGVIE encoded by the coding sequence ATGAAGGCTGAAACAAAGACACAAAAGCTCGCTTATGTAGGCATTTTCACTGCATTGGGAGTTATCCTCGGCACGATTTCTTTTCCAGTTGGTCCAGCGAAAGTCGCTCCCTTTCAGCATTTCATAAACGTAATAACGGGGGTTCTGCTCGGCCCGTGGTGGGCCTCTCTAACGGCCCTCTTTATAGGAATCTTGAGGATGTCCTTAGGGGTGGGCACGATATTCTCAATTCCCGGTGGAATTCCAGGAGCATTTACAGTCGGTTTAGTATATGGGGCGGTAAAAAAGGACTGGGCAGCATTTAGCGAGCCCCTTGCAACTGTATTTATAGGAGGCACTCTGAGCTCCCTCCTCTTTGGGCCCCTCATAAACGTCCACAAAGGGGTTGTGTGGTTTTGGATAGCTTTTGCCCCCAGCACCCTTGTTGGAACGACTCTTGGTTTTCTAACCCTCAAAGCCCTAAGAAAGATGGGGGTGATAGAATGA
- the thiE gene encoding thiamine phosphate synthase, protein MNLRKKLRLYVITDRRLRGEVESVGEALEGGATSIQLRIKNAPTREMIDIGKKIRKLTEEYDALYFVDDRLDVALATNADGVQLGPEDMPISIAREIAPNLIIGASVYSLEEALQAENEGADYLGAGSVFPTPTKRDVKVIGIEGLRGIVESVKIPVVAIGGINHENVREVLKAGVDGIAVISAIMGAENVREATEKMREIIEEVIG, encoded by the coding sequence TTAGAAAAAAACTGAGGCTTTATGTAATCACTGATAGAAGGCTAAGGGGAGAGGTGGAAAGCGTCGGAGAGGCATTGGAGGGTGGTGCAACCTCTATTCAACTGAGAATAAAAAACGCCCCGACAAGGGAGATGATAGATATAGGTAAGAAAATAAGGAAGCTCACAGAGGAATACGATGCTCTCTACTTTGTGGACGATAGGTTGGATGTGGCCTTAGCAACAAATGCAGATGGGGTTCAGTTAGGGCCCGAGGACATGCCCATCTCAATTGCCAGAGAGATAGCACCCAATCTAATCATAGGTGCCTCCGTTTACAGTTTGGAGGAGGCCCTGCAAGCGGAAAACGAGGGGGCAGATTATCTGGGAGCGGGTTCTGTCTTTCCAACGCCCACAAAGAGGGATGTTAAGGTTATTGGCATAGAAGGGCTTAGGGGAATAGTGGAGTCGGTAAAAATCCCCGTGGTGGCAATAGGCGGCATAAATCACGAAAACGTTAGAGAGGTTCTCAAAGCCGGAGTGGATGGGATCGCTGTGATATCTGCAATAATGGGGGCAGAAAACGTGAGGGAAGCCACTGAAAAAATGAGAGAGATTATAGAGGAGGTTATCGGATGA